tcacatatgcaTTTGCTCTTTACATATCAGGTACATATGCATCAGTCTGATCCTTTTTTGTTGCAATTTCCCTTTAGATGATCCATCTCTGAAGTTGCACCAGCAGTACACATTTGATCTGTCTGGTCTGTCACGAGGAGATGAATTGATGGAGGTGGAGCTACGGGTTCTGAGGAGGCGTCCATCTGACGTCTTAAGTTTACTTTCCAATGGTGGGAACATATATCGATTACTCCTCCACACCTGCTCCGGTTTGGGATCTGAGCATCCTCTGCTCCTTACCTCCAGGACCATTGATCTCCTAGATAGCACTTCAGCCACGTGGGATGTGTTTGACGTTGGTGAGATTGTGAAAGCGCACCTCAGGTTGCACAGGAAAACAGAAGGCGGCAGGCATTTGTGCTTTAGCGTAGCCGTTGTTTCTGAAACAAATAACATAGCGGTGCGTCCCTCACTTCTGGGTCTCGGCCACAAGGATCGGCAAACCAACGAAAGGGCCTTGCTGGTGACTTTTTCCCGGGCGCGTAGGAAGGAGAACCTTTTCAGGGAGATCCGTGAGAAGATCAGGGTTATGAAAAGTCATACGTTTCCGGTCCACGGTATAAAGGAGGGTCACCCCAGACATCGAAGGAGGAGAAGGATGACGCTACCGGGACGTTCTGGTGGAGCAGGTCCAAGCGGTAGTGGGGGCGGAAAGGGAAGTGGAAGGAGGAGAACGCGGTGCAGCAGGAAACCTCTTCACGTGAACTTCAAGGAACTGGGTTGGGATGACTGGATTATCGCACCGCTGGATTACGAAGCGTATCACTGCGAGGGCTTGTGCGACTTTCCGCTGCGTTCACATTTGGAGCCGACCAACCACGCCATCATCCAGACGCTTATGAACTCTATGGATCCGGAGTCCACGCCTCCTAGCTGTTGCGTACCTTCCAAACTCAGTCCGATTAGCATCCTGTACATCGACTCTGGAAATAACGTTGTTTACAAACAGTACGAGGACATGGTGGTGGAGAGCTGCGGGTGCAGGTAGCAATGTGAGTAAGGGGTGAACTACCCCTGGACTTTATCCAAGAGCCGCCTCGTATGATGAGGCCAAGCACGGCATTTTGGGCAAGACGGTCTCAGAATGCCTATCTGTGTGTAAAGGTGTGTCAACAAATGTGTGAATGTTCAAATGGCGATAAGACAGACAATAAGGCGAACCGGGGCACGTGTGTGTCCGAATGGCTCTTCACTAGAGCCAAAATTTCCTTACAACACCAAATAAACAACTCcttaactaaaataaaattatattctgttaatgtaaaTTAAGTGTTAAAGGATTCGTACAACACTGCCACAGTTTAGACCTGCAATTTGTCAGCAGTGGCACAcaagtttaatacatttacgCATCTGGCaggcgcttttatccaaagcaacttagcgtgtattacaaggtatacatttttatcagcatactGAAtctctgggatcaaacccatgaccgtctgtgctgctaatgcaactctctaccaattgagctacaggacaCACCTTAATACATAACCACAGTGGTGTTTTGCATAAAAAGTCAGTCtataattaaaatgacaaagcTCTTACCCAGAGAGCACCAGACTGCGGGCCGGATCCGAATTGGATCCGCACCGGAGCTGCCGATTTTGGCACGGATTTGGTGCAGTTCTGGCCccgagtcgtctgctgtctggacATGGATTTGTTAGTGCCTCTGAAGGAAGCAAAAAATCTTGTTGCCTTAATCAAATGTGACTTTGAGTGGAGTTTAGCTCCATTCTTACTTTATAAATACACAATATGGTTTCCCCTTCAGAGTCAAGAGAGACATTTGATGATTTATTGAACGTGACAGAATTTTATATCAAGATAACCCACCAACACCTAATGCTCTCAAGAGTTAAAATCTGGCAGCGCTTTCCAGCGTATAGCATTCGGCGAGCCCAGAAGAATATGAAATAAACCTTAAATGCcaggtgcatgatttttgaaaaacactcttgtagccaatcagcagtaaggggcgtgtctgcTAACCAACatctgggttgcgtatgtgtggggcgggtctatcaaaaaaaaggttcagattctattggggtaggggcgtgtttgtttaggtgattttaaattttaacattggctttcagataTCATGCACCCAGCCTTTAAGAGATTGTTTAGTATATCATTATGTAATTTAACTTTAAAGCTATTTTATAGGGAGGGGAAATAGACTTTTTTACTTGTCTTAATGACACCTGATGTTGGCTTAGTATGCTGTATAATACAAGGTATGTGCAATGTGTGCAAGATAAATGAGATCATTGCATTGTGCGACCTCTGACCTTATTCTGCGAGAGACGTTTTAGAGCCAAAATCAAAATGATTGTTGTCATTTGGCTTCACAAAGACCCACTTTCAACGTTCATGTACATtcacaaagagaaaaaaattttttttttgaactgaaaatatattttttcagatGTTAATGTTATTGAAATTATAGATAGCATTAAAAAATTTTATAATATGGATTTAATATGACCTTAAATTTAAaagcaacactgtaaaaaaagatttgttggttcaactttaaaaactgagttacctggttgcctttaaagtttgagctaattcaacttaaagGATCAGtcagttttcttaaaaaaaaaaaaatccagatagtttgctcgccaccatgtcatccgggatgttggtgtctttctttgttcagtcgagaagaaattgtgttttttgaggaaaacgttccaggatttttctcattttgatggactttagtggaccccaacacttaacagtttcaacgcagcttcaaaacaatctcaaacaatctcaaacgagtCATAAGGGTCCTATCTAGcgaacgattgtcatttttggaaagaaaaataaaaatttgcacttttaaaccacaacttctcttcttcctccggctgtgtgacgagccagcgtgatctcgcgtaattgcgtaatgacgtcgaaaggtcacgtgttacatatatgaaacgcacatttgtggaccattttaaacaataaactgacttGTAAGCACTGgtgcgtagtttcgatacgtcatccgtgacttTTTGACGTGATGGCGTATTGCGCGgggtcgcgctggtgcgtcacatgaccggagatagacgagaagttgtggtttagattgcatattttgtgtttttcttgccaagaatgacagtcgttttgctagataggacccttatgcctcgtttgagatcttTTAGAGTCCTTTTAAACTGGAATTTAAAGCTGCGTTgaggctgttaagtgttggggtccattggagTCCGTTGGAATGAGGGgagtcctggaatgttttcctcaaagaacataattaatttttttgactGAACAGGGAGACttcgacattttggatgacatggtggtgagaaaaTTAGATgggtttttttaagaaaatagactaatcctttaaaacatTAGTTAACTCAAAACATTGTGTAAAACTTACGTTTTTAAGTCGaaccaactattttttttacagtatttgcTATTTCACTTTTACCTCAACTGCATCAGGCTATTAATAAGAAAAGTAACGATGGTGCATGGCACATCTTGgacaaaatagttttttaacATCTACCCTCAAGAAGGCCACTTCAGTAATACGATTCAATATGTTTCCCCATTTATTGGTCAAATGTGACCTTTTTTTGCTTGGTGCAGTGTCCAAGTGTCAAAGCAGAAAGATTTGTCTGCTTAACATTTTATACGCTTCCTCTATAAAGAAATACAAAGCAGATCTTTAATTCATAACagcaattgttttttttctattcAACCAAGTTGAGTCTCACCCTATGAAGATTACGAGTAAGCATATTGTCTATGGTGGCATTATGAAAGTTACATATCTAATACTCAATGCAATAGAGATGAAGTGATGACAAAAAATCAGAAACTTCCTGTGTGGTTTTTTGGTACGAAATTGTCGTGACTGTTGATTTGGTGAATAAGCATGTGGATCATCTGCGGATGCTTTCACCGAAATGAGTTACATGTGAACAATTGGGTCAAAAACAGTTGACGTATCCCTCACGGTGTTTCTCGAATCCCTGTTGAGATTACTCGTATAATATTTGTGTTTCagtattttgcacaaaatattaaaataaattatatgcatagttttttttattgtaacgtATACTGCGCATGCCTCCTAAAGCCGCCATTCCCTTTTGTTTTGAGGCAAAAATGTCTTCTGAACCCTGTGGGTCTGTATTAGACTGTTTGAAAAGATGTAGACAAAGTAAGACAAAGCACAAAGAAATGGGACTGGATCTTCCTCATCTATTATAAACGTTTGAAAACAAATGAATTTGATTTGGCACAGTTTAGGCGATATTTCACTGAAGCTCTCTATCTACTTTCATCGTAAACTTTTC
This is a stretch of genomic DNA from Misgurnus anguillicaudatus chromosome 7, ASM2758022v2, whole genome shotgun sequence. It encodes these proteins:
- the gdf7 gene encoding growth/differentiation factor 6-A, which gives rise to MTPKKTAAPFLWFSFCFGNILEAVVLGSVQYPSGAPDNGLRSHLDARGPGESSAISRNDSTSVHVPSYMISLYRTLSELDRRGNNSSLTRTRRYANTVTSFVDLGQDDPSLKLHQQYTFDLSGLSRGDELMEVELRVLRRRPSDVLSLLSNGGNIYRLLLHTCSGLGSEHPLLLTSRTIDLLDSTSATWDVFDVGEIVKAHLRLHRKTEGGRHLCFSVAVVSETNNIAVRPSLLGLGHKDRQTNERALLVTFSRARRKENLFREIREKIRVMKSHTFPVHGIKEGHPRHRRRRRMTLPGRSGGAGPSGSGGGKGSGRRRTRCSRKPLHVNFKELGWDDWIIAPLDYEAYHCEGLCDFPLRSHLEPTNHAIIQTLMNSMDPESTPPSCCVPSKLSPISILYIDSGNNVVYKQYEDMVVESCGCR